One Melitaea cinxia chromosome 17, ilMelCinx1.1, whole genome shotgun sequence genomic region harbors:
- the LOC123661487 gene encoding ATP-dependent (S)-NAD(P)H-hydrate dehydratase-like → MLKISYMYFLIILTLEFIEIQSLVLQECSDINVNNINKNILLTLTKASIPELEGKRKGEAGKIAVVGGSIEYTGAPYFAALSALKVGADLVFVITTEDAAPVIKSYSPDLIVIPYSSKNISSLLYSKDVIVLGPGLGRELEGLNLAYDVINICKELKKPLVIDADGLYAVYKNISVIKNYPSPGAILTPNNAEAKRLKEAIPEADNQWYNFWGDYVTILEKGEADKYHSNLRKFDWFINEDGSGRRAGGQGDILAGSLGTFLNWALKANLCENDQSVALAQSVASFAAAKFTRACNYKAFELHGRSMIASDMLNVIHPTFDNLYT, encoded by the exons atgttaaaaatttcatatatgtattttttaataatattgacgTTAGAGTTTATTGAAATACAATCATTAGTTTTACAAGAGTGCTcagatataaatgtaaataacataaacaaaaatattctccTAACTCTTACAAAAGCATCAATTCCAGAGTTGGAAGGCAAAAGAAAAGGAGAAGCTGGAAAAATCGCTGTTGTTGGTGGTTCTATAGAATATACGGGAGCACCGTATTTTGCTGCCTTATCTGCCTTAAAG GTCGGAGCGGACCtagtttttgtaattactacggAAGATGCAGCACCCGTAATAAAATCTTACAGCCCGGACCTAATCGTTATTCCTTATTCGTCAAAAAACATTTCCTCACTTCTTTATAGTAAAGATGTTATAGTTTTAGGACCGGGCTTAGGTCGGGAACTAGAAGGGTTGAACTTAGCATACGacgtaattaatatttgtaaggAATTGAAAAAACCTTTGGTTATTGATGCTGATGGGCTTTACGCAGTTTATAAGAATATTtccgtaattaaaaattatccgAGCCCCGGAGCTATTTTAACTCCTAATAACGCAGAAGCAAAAAGATTGAAAGAAGCTATTCCTGAAGCAGATAATCAATGGTACAATTTTTGGGGCGACTATGTGACGATCTTAGAAAAAGGAGAGGCTGATAAATACCATTCAAATTTAAGGAAGTTTGACTGGTTTATAAATGAGGATGGCTCTGGTAGGCGAGCTGGTGGACAGGGTGATATATTAGCTGGTTCGTTGGGAACTTTCCTAAATTGGGCACTTAAAGCAAATCTTTGTGAAAATGATCAATCCGTTGCATTAGCACAAAGTGTAGCGTCTTTTGCTGCTGCCAAATTTACAAGAGCATGCAATTACAAGGCATTTGAATTGCACGGTCGAAGCATGATCGCTTCTGATATGTTAAATGTAATTCATCCGACTTTCGATAATCTTTATACGTAA